A section of the Pochonia chlamydosporia 170 chromosome 2, whole genome shotgun sequence genome encodes:
- a CDS encoding MFS transporter (similar to Metarhizium acridum CQMa 102 XP_007812906.1) — MSESWGRRPAFLIPFSIYTVFTLGCALVPNWSTFLFFRFMMGCGTAAPQTFSGGLFCDLYPDLGPRGMAMTFLGLTSNVGPLVGPILSGFTSTKVWQWQFWCALIFAGISWPLLLVMPETFGPVLKARSTQNISSYPMHEVQAPVVASAYFNFGKHTRILARPIRLLSELLVFFTDLFILYQYVIFFLYFGAYPVISRGAYSMSDGMSALMFIPTGIGAVLAIVIFVTWDRFHKRSIKAGKQWALQEEYRRLPLACIGGPLCLSGIPLGIGIDLTFMALNNYLTDIYGIYSASALASSVFTRNVLAAVIIPLTTYPLYENLGTKWACTLLGGLCLLLTLISFAFIRWGPLLRARSPFCQKLVQMENEHRHVNLVESLEC, encoded by the exons ATGTCTGAGTCCTGGGGCCGTCGCCCGGCCTTTCTAATTCCTTTTTCCATCTACACTGTATTCACGTTAGGGTGCGCTCTTGTTCCAAACTGGTCGACATTTCTCTTCTTTAGATTCATGATGGGATGCGGCACTGCAGCTCCCCAGACATTCTCAGGCGGGTTGTTCTGTGATCTCTACCCAGACCTCGGACCGCGAGGAATGGCCATGACATTCCTCGGTCTGACAAGCAATGTGGGACCTCTTGTTGGACCAATTCTCTCGGGATTCACCTCTACAAAGGTCTGGCAGTGGCAGTTTTGGTGTGCCCTCATATTTGCTGGTATTAGCTGGCCCTTGCTTCTGGTCATGCCTGAGACATTTGGCCCGGTGCTCAAAGCTCGTAGCACCCAGAACATCTCAAGTTACCCCATGCATGAAGTACAAGCTCCGGTCGTCGCCAGTGCATACTTCAATTTTGGGAAACATACCAGAATACTGGCTCGCCCGATTAGGTTGCTCTCCGAGCTGCTTGTGTTCTTCACCGACCTTTTTATCCTCTATCAATATGTTATCTTCTTCCTCTACTTTGGGGCATATCCAGTCATTTCCCGGGGAGCGTATTCCATGTCTGATGGTATGTCCGCTTTAATGTTCATTCCCACTGGAATCGGGGCTGTTCTCGCGATCGTCATCTTTGTCACCTGGGATCGGTTCCACAAACGCAGTATCAAAGCTGGCAAGCAATGGGCCTTACAAGAAGAGTACAGACGACTCCCTCTCGCATGCATTGGCGGACC GCTGTGCCTGTCGGGAATTCCTTTGGGGATAGGTATTGACTTGACGTTCATGGCGCTAAACAACTATCTCACGGATATCTATGGCATTTACAGTGCgtcggcattggcatcaagtGTCTTTACGCGCAATGTTCTTGCCGCGGTCATCATTCCTTTGACGACGTATCCCTTGTACGAGAATCTTGGGACAAAATGGGCTTGCACGTTACTCGGCGGCTTGTGCCTCCTTCTGACCCTAATTTCATTTGCATTCATTCGCTGGGGGCCGTTATTGAGAGCCCGCAGCCCTTTCTGCCAGAAACTAGTTCAGATGGAGAACGAGCATCGTCACGTAAACTTGGTTGAGTCTCTTGAATGTTGA
- a CDS encoding WD-repeat protein (similar to Beauveria bassiana ARSEF 2860 XP_008597667.1) has translation MDDSLMQWHLAQAWDQILESQQQIQERWHRRVMLEEGNERTRQLALAASKLQESKEREDSVTKLPLDQLLDDFNAINSHDILLDSTTLGDETSELLYEWFRSNQQYQDFIRGDSRVLCVSGSPGSGKRTLLLSVARGLSARPVNYLLDSVCASGNHMPQGATSVLKSLIFRLLVTQPHLRKHLTEKRISTNRKQFSDPNDFYGLSLLLYDMIRDESLRRTTFIVNGIDECGDDGLDKFATLISTTLKLSSDVRWLVSATSNESAIKPALEYASQFNLDAEDNHAALRKIFDEAYIPWKVSQLTGIKRYKQSFKDDLIRGLRERCPTNFLWADIACEAIRRGHLSHGQETINALPQYELFNIEPMYTHIINQLEKLKPSQQEHDLRVLPALAVVYEPQHAEDLEQIVDPSPNFDIAGFVKERWFAFLELCDKTIYFRHASAREYIRRVMASELHGAHARIVENCLKLLSKVLEASASGSDLPQKVLGFADYAAVYWIRHFSDMNDFGMVEDIVTEFLGSSVMLKWVDLLSSRGKLPQAWGLMKDLRMKIFNNQTGHGKSLLPLIYDIERFLQFHRFLISEETDRASKSLLFSPIQSEAGRKLISDEFPQLAVFPGTSWKSPVVLVLQGHARAVGGCAYSHDGKLLVSASFDGSVRIWDMVTGRVQHSFRGFKGAVRHVDLSASGLLAASDGYGIKVWDLANGTPHQPPSDGSLFNDDGLIHSLALSNDGTLLAATMGSFINVWKLPCYTLIARQVSCDKGCYADPPDTCDGSILPHSPVRDMKFSSDGKWLGTVSRIGLTVWELVNEGQRRTMAAMDPSTQVTQSEGHVHEQETTETTAAATGDVEHGAEHVSASEAELETTIEADLETTKSTHTLQQLYCFDMDPDDDGWTNVLAFSPDSRYVALGMDGKKPTVRIWDLTSSAETLRMPAILMGHRGPVDAICFSADGSRLASGSKDGAAMIWKAPWNRDSKEPEMVLQAHGRNIKGLSFRPDQKHLAVCLDDGTIRIWDHGSQFAQTLSELETTNEADNRLEQGISPHTSAVIFVTSSKDGQYVASASLDGSICLWEAKSGTLLRTLPGHDEPVTSLVFSHDAEQLISASKDKTARIWEISGTSEPRTLYGHDKGVRSIAISDDGKLIASGSDDETVRVWDISRPELEVDQGASDNTDPANNGNNHKNALADVDGVRVLRGSHHSIACVAFSRDAKLVAAGSDLGKVLLWELSMDEPSASHTHREMFTGPGHGAITAVSFGPGLNSLIACSDEEMWEWDPNHVHGKGEPCERLEKLDTGYNDEDDLCGYSKHAATSAPFRTLQVSDTQPDYVMTALGPVRLSKLDSCSAGPESTSWCPYSATLVSSEDGPKECWITRKEESLICLPGPYRPSNEGEHLTKNMISRLLRHSSPVLVLGHTVVIGCGTGDVLFFRFKEDYQSATKWPMKWAKSLGHLFADW, from the exons ATGGACGATTCCCTCATGCAATGGCACCTGGCTCAGGCGTGGGACCAGATCCTAGAATCTCAGCAGCAGATCCAAGAGCGGTGGCACAGGCGGGTGATGCTTGAGGAGGGCAATGAGAGGACACGCCAGTTAGCATTGGCAGCTTCGAAGTTACAGGAATCAAAGGAGCGGGAGGATTCAGTGACCAAGCTACCACTGGACCAGCTTTTGGATGATTTCAATGCGATCAACTCCCACGACATTCTACTTGATTCTACCACGCTCGGAGACGAAACGTCAGAACTTCTCTACGAATGGTTCCGTTCCAATCAGCAATACCAAGACTTCATCAGGGGCGATTCCCGAGTGCTGTGTGTCAGCGGGAGCCCAGGGAGTGGGAAGAGGACACTCCTGCTGTCAGTTGCTCGAGGACTTTCCGCAAGGCCAGTCAATTATCTGTTAGACTCGGTCTGTGCCAGTGGAAACCATATGCCCCAGGGCGCAACTTCAGTGCTCAAGAGCCTAATCTTTCGTCTCCTGGTTACTCAGCCTCATTTGCGCAAACACCTCACCGAAAAACGCATCTCCACGAATAGGAAGCAGTTTTCGGATCCTAATGACTTTTACGGGCTGTCCCTTCTCCTCTACGATATGATACGAGACGAGTCGCTCCGACGGACTACGTTTATCGTCAACGGAATCGACGAATGTGGCGACGACGGGTTAGACAAGTTCGCAACATTGATTTCGACGACCTTAAAATTATCGTCAGATGTCAGGTGGCTGGTATCAGCTACTTCCAATGAGTCTGCTATCAAACCAGCGTTGGAGTATGCGTCGCAGTTCAATCTTGATGCAGAAGACAACCACGCAGCGCTACGCAAGATTTTTGACGAGGCCTATATTCCGTGGAAAGTGAGCCAACTTACAGGCATCAAACGCTACAAACAGAGTTTCAAGGATGATCTTATTCGGGGGCTTCGGGAACGATGCCCGACGAATTTCCTGTGGGCCGACATCGCATGCGAAGCCATCCGGCGAGGCCACCTTTCTCATGGTCAAGAAACCATTAACGCACTACCACAATATGAACTCTTCAACATTGAGCCAATGTACACTCATATAATTAATCAGCTGGAAAAGCTAAAGCCATCACAACAGGAACACGACCTTCGAGTACTCCCAGCGTTGGCTGTCGTGTACGAACCACAGCATGCGGAGGACTTGGAGCAGATCGTAGACCCCTCACCAAACTTTGACATTGCCGGGTTCGTAAAGGAAAGGTGGTTTGCCTTTCTGGAGCTGTGCGACAAGACAATATACTTTAGGCATGCTTCAGCCAGAGAGTACATACGACGGGTGATGGCGAGTGAACTACATGGTGCTCACGCCAGGATCGTCGAGAACTGCCTCAAGCTCCTCTCGAAGGTACTGGAGGCCAGTGCTTCCGGAAGTGACCTGCCCCAAAAAGTCCTAGGCTTCGCAGATTACGCTGCTGTCTACTGGATTCGGCACTTCAGCGACATGAACGATTTTGGGATGGTGGAGGATATCGTGACCGAGTTCCTTGGCAGTTCCGTCATGCTCAAATGGGTAGATCTCTTGTCTTCGAGGGGCAAACTCCCTCAAGCATGGGGTTTAATGAAGGACCTTAGGATGAAA ATTTTTAATAACCAGACGGGCCATGGCAAAAGCCTTCTGCCACTGATCTACGACATAGAGCGGTTTCTTCAGTTTCATCGCTTCCTAATCAGCGAGGAGACCGATCGGGCCAGCAAATCACTGCTTTTCTCGCCCATTCAGAGTGAGGCGGGGAGAAAACTAATCTCTGACGAGTTTCCTCAACTGGCTGTCTTTCCAGGAACGAGCTGGAAAAGTCCTGTTGTCCTCGTCCTGCAAGGACATGCCAGGGCCGTTGGCGGCTGTGCGTACTCTCATGATGGCAAACTCTTGGTCTCGGCATCTTTCGACGGCTCGGTTCGCATCTGGGACATGGTAACGGGGAGGGTGCAGCACTCGTTTCGAGGTTTCAAAGGGGCGGTGAGGCACGTTGACCTTTCTGCCAGTGGTTTGCTTGCGGCCTCAGATGGATACGGGATCAAAGTTTGGGATCTAGCCAACGGCACGCCGCACCAGCCCCCGAGTGATGGAAGTTTGTTCAATGACGACGGGCTTATTCATAGTCTCGCTTTATCGAACGACGGAACTTTACTTGCTGCGACGATGGGGAGTTTCATCAATGTCTGGAAGCTTCCTTGTTATACACTGATCGCTCGACAAGTTTCTTGTGACAAGGGGTGTTATGCTGACCCGCCTGACACTTGTGATGGGAGCATTCTTCCACACTCACCAGTGAGAGATATGAAGTTCTCTAGTGATGGAAAGTGGCTTGGGACGGTGTCTAGGATTGGACTCACTGTCTGGGAACTAGTCAACGAAGGACAAAGGAGgaccatggcagccatggacCCAAGCACACAAGTTACGCAGTCAGAAGGTCATGTACACGAGCAGGAGACTACTGAGACGACGGCCGCAGCTACAGGCGATGTAGAACATGGTGCTGAACATGTATCAGCAAGCGAAGCAGAACTGGAGACAACAATCGAAGCAGACCTAGAGACAACCAAAAGCACCCACACTTTACAACAATTGTACTGCTTCGACATGGATCCCGACGATGATGGTTGGACTAATGTGCTTGCCTTTTCTCCTGACTCGAGATATGTGGCTCTGGGGATGGACGGGAAAAAACCCACAGTACGAATATGGGACCTAACGTCAAGCGCGGAAACTCTGCGCATGCCAGCCATCCTGATGGGGCATAGGGGCCCTGTTGATGCCATCTGCTTTTCTGCTGACGGCTCCCGTCTCGCGTCAGGGTCAAAAGACGGGGCGGCCATGATCTGGAAGGCGCCCTGGAATCGTGATTCCAAAGAGCCCGAAATGGTATTACAAGCCCACGGCCGGAACATAAAAGGGTTGTCATTTCGGCCGGACCAAAAACACCTCGCTGTCTGCCTGGATGACGGCACTATTCGTATCTGGGACCACGGCTCTCAATTTGCCCAAACGTTGTCTGAACTTGAGACCACCAATGAAGCGGACAACCGGTTAGAGCAGGGAATCTCGCCGCACACGTCTGCCGTCATCTTCGTAACATCTTCGAAAGATGGACAATATGTCGCATCTGCATCCCTGGACGGCTCGATCTGCCTCTGGGAAGCGAAGTCGGGTACTCTCCTGCGTACCCTCCCAGGACACGACGAGCCCGTCACATCGCTTGTGTTCTCTCATGATGCTGAACAGCTCATTTCGGCATcaaaagacaagacagctCGCATTTGGGAAATATCTGGGACTAGTGAGCCTCGCACACTCTATGGGCATGACAAGGGGGTTCGTTCCATTGCCATCTCGGATGACGGAAAATTGATTGCGTCGGGGTCTGACGACGAAACAGTACGGGTTTGGGACATCTCCCGGCCAGAATTGGAAGTCGACCAAGGGGCCTCTGATAACACTGATCCCGCAAATAACGGTAATAATCACAAAAATGCATTAGCAGACGTGGATGGTGTAAGAGTGCTGCGGGGTTCCCATCACTCCATTGCTTGTGTTGCATTTTCTCGGGATGCAAAACTTGTTGCAGCCGGTAGTGATCTTGGTAAAGTCCTACTCTGGGAACTTTCAATGGATGAACCGAGCGCTTCGCACACACACAGGGAGATGTTCACCGGCCCTGGACATGGCGCCATCACAGCAGTGTCGTTTGGTCCCGGTCTCAACAGCCTGATAGCATGCTCTGATGAGGAGATGTGGGAATGGGACCCAAATCATGTCCACGGGAAGGGTGAACCTTGTGAACGCCTTGAAAAATTGGACACCGGCTATAATGATGAGGATGATCTCTGTGGGTACTCGAAACACGCGGCCACGAGTGCGCCATTCCGTACTCTACAAGTCAGCGATACGCAACCCGACTACGTAATGACGGCCTTGGGACCAGTTCGTCTGTCGAAGCTGGATTCTTGTTCTGCAGGGCCCGAATCCACGAGCTGGTGTCCATATAGCGCTACTCTTGTCTCCTCTGAGGACGGGCCAAAAGAATGCTGGATTACTCGGAAAGAGGAGAGCCTGATCTGCTTACCAGGGCCGTATAGACCCAGTAACGAAGGTGAACATCTTACTAAGAACATGATCTCGCGTCTACTTCGCCATAGCAGCCCAGTACTGGTCCTCGGGCACACAGTAGTAATTGGGTGTGGTACGggtgatgttttgtttttcaGGTTCAAGGAGGACTACCAATCTGCGACTAAGTGGCCGATGAAGTGGGCGAAGAGTCTAGGACACTTATTCGCAGATTGGTAG
- a CDS encoding acetolactate synthase (similar to Neosartorya fischeri NRRL 181 XP_001260823.1): MAALEPTVPSYTTAFALFEALWEAGITACFVNVGSDHPSILEAIVKGKRERPGSWPRIITCPAEVTAISMADGYARVSGKPQAVLVHVDVGTQALGQGVHNASIGRVPVFIFAGMCPYTESGELPGSRTEYMHWLQEAPDQKAIVRQYCRYTGEVRTGLNIKQTIGRALQFANSTPNGPVYVSSAREVLAQEIQPYSLDQEQWVPIGPSALPLDAVRNISTALVEAQRPLIVTGYSGRDRRCPDLLVALADLIPGIRVHDTGGSDVCFPFTHAASEGFRLSFDECTKDTDMVFLLDCDVPWIPSRNPPPKQAKIYHVDCDPLNQQIPVSFFPAHGRWRADAFTALSQIVECIRNDASLTEKLKDPKYVTRGAARAKVHASRLADIARQARLEDAEPLNAANIGTVLKSSLPESTTFVVEAVTAAQTLSDHLQLTQPGSWINCGATGIGWSNGAALGVKMALTDLDAEGHDKPNLVCQIVGDGSFMCAAPSSALWVASKYEIPILTIVLNNGGWKAPRNSAELVYPGGLASTATDDEINVSFRPTPNYAALAEAAAGSEGGFVASADNNKAWMKGTRVRRVGDLKKALELAELRVVKQQKGMLIEVLL; the protein is encoded by the exons ATGGCGGCGCTTGAACCGACGGTACCATC ATATACGACTGCGTTCGCTCTATTCGAGGCACTCTGGGAA GCGGGGATCACGGCTTGCTtcgtcaatgttggttcAGACCACCCATCAATTCTcgaggccatcgtcaaagGTAAGCGAGAGCGGCCTGGCTCTTGGCCCCGGATTATCACATGTCCTGCTGAGGTGACCGCCATTTCCATGGCTGATGGATATGCTCGGGTATCCGGAAAACCGCAAGCAGTTCTCGTTCATGTTGACGTTGGTACTCAAGCTCTTGGCCAAGGAGTCCATAACGCCAGCATTGGCCGTGTCCCagtcttcatctttgccgGCATGTGTCCGTACACTGAGTCTGGCGAACTCCCGGGCTCACGTACGGAATACATGCACTGGCTTCAAGAAGCTCCCGATCAAAAAGCCATTGTACGACAGTACTGCCGCTATACCGGGGAAGTCCGCACGGGGTTAAACATCAAGCAGACCATTGGACGGGCGCTTCAGTTTGCCAACAGCACGCCAAACGGGCCAGTTTACGTTTCTAGCGCCCGGGAAGTTTTGGCACAGGAAATACAACCGTACTCACTGGATCAAGAGCAATGGGTACCGATTGGGCCCAGCGCTCTTCCACTTGACGCTGTTCGCAACATCAGTACGGCACTTGTAGAAGCCCAACGGCCACTTATCGTCACAGGGTACTCTGGTCGGGATCGCCGCTGTCCagatcttcttgttgctttggcGGATCTGATTCCAGGCATTCGAGTTCATGATACCGGAGGAAGCGATGTGTGCTTCCCTTTCACACATGCCGCATCTGAGGGCTTTCGCCTGAGCTTTGACGAATGCACCAAGGACACTGATATGGTCTTCCTACTGGATTGTGATGTGCCTTGGATTCCATCTCGAAATCCCCCTCccaagcaagccaagatCTACCACGTGGATTGTGACCCCTTAAATCAACAGATTCCGGTCTCATTTTTCCCGGCTCACGGACGCTGGAGAGCAGACGCTTTCACTGCTTTGAGCCAAATTGTTGAATGCATTAGGAATGATGCTTCCCTTACCGAAAAGTTAAAAGATCCCAAATATGTCACTCGCGGAGCCGCCCGAGCAAAAGTTCACGCATCTCGATTGGCAGATATTGCTCGTCAGGCTCGTCTGGAAGATGCAGAACCGCTCAATGCTGCTAATATCGGCACCGTTCTGAAATCATCTCTACCAGAGTCCACGAcgtttgttgttgaagccgTTACGGCTGCTCAGACTCTGTCAGACCATTTGCAACTCACTCAGCCGGGAAGCTGGATTAACTGTGGTGCAACAGGAATTGGTTGGAGCAACGGCGCTGCCCTCGGAGTGAAAATGGCATTAACAGATTTGGATGCTGAAGGGCATGACAAGCCAAATCTTGTTTGCCAAATTGTCGGGGATGGTAGTTTCATGTGCGCCGCGCCATCTAGTGCTCTTTGGGTTGCGAGCAAGTATGAGATTCCAATTCTCACAATTGTCTTGAACAATGGCG GTTGGAAAGCCCCTCGAAACTCGGCGGAGCTCGTCTATCCAGGTGGGCTTGCTTCCACTGCTACTGACGACGAGATAAACGTGTCATTCCGCCCTACTCCCAACTACGCGGCATTGGctgaagcagctgctggaTCTGAAGGTGGTTTTGTAGCTTCGGCGGATAACAACAAGGCATGGATGAAGGGTACGAGAGTCAGGAGAGTGGGAGATCTCAAAAAGGCCCTTGAGCTTGCGGAATTGAGGGTTGTGAAGCAGCAGAAAGGAATGCTGATTGAAGTTTTACTCTAG